Proteins encoded within one genomic window of Hevea brasiliensis isolate MT/VB/25A 57/8 chromosome 8, ASM3005281v1, whole genome shotgun sequence:
- the LOC110672322 gene encoding serine/threonine-protein kinase D6PKL2, producing the protein MEPSLEDLADDLDNLSITSTTTSATTTTTSATNTTAHETKHSTSSGSETTWTSSNISSTSSKPHRPPPCDHCWRAILRSNYENSILTLTDLRFVHRLGSGDIGSVYLVEVKGGNGCLFAAKVMDKKEMESRNKESRAKIEREILEMLDHPFLPTLYATLDSPRWSCLLTEFCPGGDLHVLRQQKPDKRFDEAAVRFYASEVVAALEYLHIMGIIYRDLKPENVLVRSDGHIMLTDFDLSLKDDMSTSTAQIVSDQNQPTTNSMSDYPIDPPQSAASSCILPNCIVPAVSCFYPRRRRKRKFNQRGTLEIVAEPIDVRSMSFVGTHEYLAPEIVSGEGHGNAVDWWTLGIFIYELFYGVTPFKGIDHELTLANIVARALEFPKEPILPASAKDLITQLLVKDSTRRLGSTMGATAIKHHQFFSGINWALLRCRTPPYVPQVVPRPSFITENTSNNSVEYY; encoded by the exons ATGGAACCATCTCTGGAAGATCTCGCCGATGATCTTGACAACCTTAGCATCACCTCCACCACCACTAGCGCCACAACCACCACCACAAGCGCCACCAACACCACTgctcatgaaactaaacacagtACAAGTTCTGGGTCTGAAACCACTTGGACTAGCTCCAACATCTCGTCAACTTCCTCCAAGCCCCACCGCCCACCTCCATGCGATCACTGTTGGCGCGCAATCCTACGTTCCAACTACGAAAACTCAATCCTAACACTAACTGATCTCCGGTTCGTTCACCGGCTGGGAAGCGGTGACATAGGGAGTGTGTACCTTGTGGAGGTTAAAGGAGGCAATGGGTGTCTTTTCGCTGCTAAGGTGATGGACAAGAAGGAAATGGAGAGCAGGAACAAAGAAAGTAGAGCAAAGATAGAGAGAGAAATATTGGAAATGCTGGATCATCCGTTTTTGCCTACATTATATGCAACTTTGGATTCTCCTAGATGGTCTTGTTTGTTAACGGAGTTTTGCCCTGGCGGTGACCTCCATGTTCTCCGGCAACAGAAACCCGACAAGCGTTTCGATGAAGCTGCCGTCCG GTTTTATGCATCGGAAGTTGTGGCTGCATTGGAATATTTACACATCATGGGAATTATATACCGCGACCTTAAACCAGAAAATGTTCTTGTAAGATCTGATGGTCATATCATGCTTACAGATTTTGATCTCTCCTTAAAAGATGATATGTCAACTTCAACAGCTCAAATTGTTTCTGATCAAAACCAACCTACCACAAATTCAATGAGTGATTACCCCATTGATCCACCTCAGTCTGCCGCATCATCATGCATTCTACCTAATTGCATTGTGCCTGCTGTCTCATGCTTCTATCCGAGGCGTCGTcgaaaaagaaaattcaatcaGCGTGGGACTCTTGAGATTGTGGCGGAGCCAATAGATGTCCGATCAATGTCATTCGTCGGGACCCATGAGTACTTGGCGCCAGAGATTGTCTCCGGCGAGGGGCATGGCAATGCGGTAGATTGGTGGACATTAGGCATATTCATATATGAATTGTTCTATGGTGTGACTCCTTTTAAAGGGATTGATCATGAGCTAACCCTAGCTAATATTGTAGCTCGAGCTCTAGAATTTCCTAAGGAACCAATCTTGCCGGCGTCGGCCAAGGATTTGATCACTCAACTTCTAGTGAAGGACTCTACAAGAAGATTGGGTTCTACAATGGGAGCAACTGCAATTAAACATCATCAATTTTTTAGTGGAATTAATTGGGCATTATTAAGATGTAGAACACCACCTTATGTTCCTCAAGTAGTACCTCGACCAAGTTTTATCACAGAAAATACTAGTAATAATTCAGTAGAATATTACTAG